One segment of Nothobranchius furzeri strain GRZ-AD chromosome 13, NfurGRZ-RIMD1, whole genome shotgun sequence DNA contains the following:
- the LOC107372865 gene encoding T-cell surface glycoprotein CD3 epsilon chain, translating into MDVQAAFAVLLMFAATVNADGEASASFRGSEVTLTCPFDGAWYDKDTKLSETDAYTFQYEVPVQYDCKTSTGRLYQFYVRGLACDNCFELDAFLFIGMVTADVIVSTVLMIIIYRCNRKTSSDAAPHPAKSPAKAPGRAPPIPHPDYAPLNPNTRSMGTYSTVVTKMG; encoded by the exons ATGGATGTTCAGGCTGCGTTCGCCGTCCTCCTCATGTTCGCCGCCACCGTCAACGCTGATGGGG AGGCCAGCGCTAGCTTCAGGGGAAGTGAAGTCACACTGACCTGTCCCTTCGATGGAGCTTGGTACGACAAAGACACAAAGCTGAGCGAGACAGATGCTTACACCTTTCAGTATGAAGTCCCAGTCCAGTACGACTGTAAAACCTCTACAGGGAGGCTGTACCAGTTCTATGTGAGAGGATTAG CGTGTGACAACTGCTTTGAACTGGATGCGTTTCTCTTCATCGGGATGGTCACTGCAGATGTGATCGTGTCAACAGTCCTGATGATAATAATCTACAGATGCAACAGGAAGACCAGCTCAGATGCTGCTCCTCATCCTGCTAAAT cacctGCTAAAGCACCTGGACGGGCCCCGCCTATTCCACATCCTGACTACGCG CCACTGAACCCAAACACTCGATCGATGGGCACTTACTCCACCGTGGTGACCAAGATGGGATAG